The DNA sequence ACTCTgaaattgaaaacatttttgcatAATTAATTATGAACCTCACGTCACGAATTGGTAGAGCTCGAACAAAGtttgttaattcaatttaattaaagtggtaatccattaatttaaaattgagattttcgattttaggtcgcgacacaaaTGGGTCAACCTATTTAAGACATTGACAAAAATCCTACCTTACTCAGGTTAACATGCTTGTTAAAACATGGATTGACACGTTTTGGTTGAACTTATCATCTTTTTATACAACACGGTAAACACGTGTCCTCATTCTTTTCAATCGTTAAAAGTTTTATAAAGGTAATACTATTTTTAAGAGAAGAAAGAGTTAAACATAAACATATTTAGATTAAACTAAAGccataggacaaaaaaaacaCTAAACATATAACACACTCCAGATATAACAAATAGTCATATTGTCTATAATGATGACACTTGACAATCATGATAATCGAGTCGTGTCGAAGCAATTCGacatgtatataaaaatatatcgTGTGTATGAATTAGCCATATCTGTGTACTCCAATTTCAACACATCACAATCAATGCAACACAACACAAATTACCAGCTCTAATCATGTTTCATTCTTTCTTACAAAAGATGAAGGGGGTGCATCTGTGGTCTCATTCGGCTATAATTGCTATATTAAACAACTCTAATTATCCGGTTGAAATAATAGTTTAAAAATAAGAGGATTTAGTTAAGGAGGTTAATCATACTTGGAGAAGCTACATCCAACTTGAGGATGAAAGTAGAAGCACTTGTTAATCAAATCTTTGTAGATAAAAGTCTGTCCATACAGTgtatacaaatgcaatagggataattatctaaaaattccTAATCCCATCataaattttctgatttatcattttaatcctaaaccttttgatgaactTTTAACATAATTGATTCGACCGATTTTGATGAGGTTCGGCTATCGATGACCGACggagggaaataggaaaaacaagataaatgaaagaagttagaaaaataaatggaaaaaattcagaatatttATAGAAATTCTAAAAGAAATAGTCCGCGTCTTCGGTTAAATTGGCCGAAATGACTACAATGGCAAATAGTAAAAAGGTTTAcgaataaattgatcaaattgaaaagtttaggactaaattaatggtcgcacaataaatttaagactttttagataattttcccaataCGAACAACTTCAAACTCAATTCCTTTGAAATAAGCAAGAAATTGAGAGCACCTCGGGTGCCTCATCTTGGAATTTCgatggagacaaaaaaaaaaaattctatcatAGTGAGGAAGGCACGAGTCATTCTTCTTTGCACTAGTTGAGACAGGTAAGTCTCTTGCGGAAGTACGAGGTCACCTCCTCTGGCATACTCAAGTGAGATTAGGGCATTGCCTCAAGGCGGTACCAACTCGCACTGGTTATATGGCTATCGCAGCACCCAACAAGCGAGGTAACGATCCCGTGGTTTTGATGGAGACAAATTGTTCATTGAACAAGGTGAATTTGTAGTCTACAGGAAAACCAAGAGAGTCGATTGAGTAGCTTACGGTTCCGCTTTTCCACTGGATTTCAGACATTCAAAGCCCTTTGGGAAAATTTTTTAGcgtttggcaattttttttttttttttttggggacttCTTTGGCCAAGTGCTGACCTTGACAAAGCTGAAAGCTCAAGACAGGTGGGGACCTGTCTCCTATTGAATTATGTTTCAATGTTGTATTAATCAAGCGAGTTTACATTTGGTTTGTAACTCATTCATCCTTACTTGTTAAGAAAATTCACTCAAAATGTTTGTTCATTAACTTGGTTATTACTGAAGTTGGTATCCTTTCTCAGAGTTATTATTTCAgcttaatttttcttattacAACATTGCGGACCCAACACTGTGAATGTTCACCCACGCGAGGGAGCTCAAATGCCTCTTCATGCTTCCTTGCCATCGAGAGAGGTGGTGGTGGAAGGCGAGTCGCCGAATTGAGTTGATTCTATTTTTGTTCGAAGCggaatgagaagaagaagaagaaggaaaaatcgaaaaaaatatataagatttTAATTGGATTGAAAGTTAACGAAATTGGGACAAAATTAGATGGTAGTTTTTTAAGGAATTGGGGCGATTTCATGACAAGTGAAATTCTAGATTATGAATATGCAAGCCTCGTTGGAATGATACAGAATACACatataattaacaaaaaaaaaaacaagtatcgACATTAGCATAATAACGATAATTGCAAAGTTTTCATTTTCCAAGTGCCACGCCACACAGGATGATTTCATCTCCTGTTCAGCCACCTCGTTACACTGCAAAATGTAAACATCTTTTACATCTGAAAGGCCCAACGGGCCGAACAATTTCACAAGAACACTCGAAACGGGCCTCAAGAGAAAGCCCAATTATAATTTCGACCCGGCCTTATCCGCCACCTTCGTGACTGTCTCATCGTATCCGACGGCCTCCAGCACCTCCCGCAGCACCACCCTCCGATTCCCGGCGTACACGTGTCCGTCCCACTTCCGCGCGACCAACGCCTCCCCCAGctcggccgccgccgccaccgtcgcCTCCGCCCCGTCGTGGGCCGAGTCGACCACCCCGATCCTCACCCCGTCCTCTGCCGTCAGCTTCGCCGCCCTCATCACGGCCTCGCGCCGGGCCCTCGGGTCGCCGATCTTGGACATCATCAGGGCCATGAACCAATTGGGGATCACGAGCCCGATGTCCACCTCGCTCATGTAGAGGAAGCCCCGGTCGCGCCGCATGACCACATAGTCATGGCTGAGGGCAAGCATCATTCCGGCAGCGGAGGCGTGGCCGGTGACGGCCGCGATGGTCGGCATGGGGAGGCAGATGAGGTCGTGGACGAGGGAGCGGAGGGAGGAGGACATGAGCTGAAGGCGGGGCTCGGAGGATTGGGCCCAGTCGAGGTCGTAGCCGTTGGAGAAGAACTTGCCGTGGGCGGTGGTGATgagggcggaggaggaggaggcggaggggtCGGACTGAAGGCGGAAGAGGGCGGATCGGAGGGAGGAGATGAGATTGGGGTTGAGGCGGTGCTCGCCGGCGCCGGTGAgggtgaggaagaagaggttGCCGCGCTTCTCGAGGGTGCATAGCTGCTCCTCGCCGTGCTTCTTGTCCTCCATGAGAATGGTCAGATTGCTTCTGCGTGggcgacagagagagagagaatggggttTCAACGCAATGTGCAGAGGGAAGTCAACTGAAGGGGGGAGACGAACGATGATTAttgttaaaattaaaataacaaaCATTAATTTTGACATTAACTAAAACGAGGGCACTTCCAAATAAGGATGGGAGTgtcctcatttttttaaataaatatttattttaaataaaaatcttaaGTGATCACATTAGTCTTAAAAAATGACTTGATCTCAACGGTTAATtaaaggcattttcgtccttcattttttttattgtttttctttttttcctttttttcatttttatctatTCTTTACTATAGTCGGTGAGGGCCCCGACCCTAGCCTAGCTCTCTTCGGTGGCCTACCATTggcaaaaaggaaggaaaagagagaaaataaagaaaaaaggaagaaaaaaagtaaaatctttaaaaaaagataaatgacgaaaatgcccatgTTCACAAGCTTCAGTGCGGCACACTGAAGACCAAACCAATctcgacaaagaaaaaagaaaagtcaaagcaaCTACATTTCCTTCGGATCTTGAAGTTAATAGCTGCTTTTTAAAGTGTTATAACCAACAATAACAAGAAAGCTTTTCTATTTCCTCGAGCAAACAAAAAAGGGATCGTCCTCAAGTCAAAACGATCCCTACCAAATTCCAGCCTTTACTTGAATAAGATCCAtttcaaacctttttttgagaaaatgatgacatttcgAGCCCACATTCAGAATTTTcaggatatggtgataattattattaaaaattaaaataaaagattgatgttgaaattgactaaaaaaaggagggaaaagtgttaaaaaagtcctaaatctattgcattagtgtcaattcggtcctaaactttttttatgtcaattcagtcctaaatattttgtattgatgtcaattaaatcataaaccttttattagtgtcaattcagtcttaaaccttttacaataataccaatttagtcctaaaaattttgcatttatgtcaattgagtcaattcggccaattttgattgaaaattattagcatggacgtcaattatcctatgtggcatggttgGCGCtaatgtagatttttttttatatatatttttgatattttaaataatttttaaaaataattttgaaaaaaacaaaaaaaaatgcttgaaaattatttaaaatattaaaataatattaaaaaatgtcaaatttagcGCTaatcgtgcc is a window from the Rhodamnia argentea isolate NSW1041297 chromosome 8, ASM2092103v1, whole genome shotgun sequence genome containing:
- the LOC125316364 gene encoding enoyl-CoA delta isomerase 1, peroxisomal-like gives rise to the protein MEDKKHGEEQLCTLEKRGNLFFLTLTGAGEHRLNPNLISSLRSALFRLQSDPSASSSSALITTAHGKFFSNGYDLDWAQSSEPRLQLMSSSLRSLVHDLICLPMPTIAAVTGHASAAGMMLALSHDYVVMRRDRGFLYMSEVDIGLVIPNWFMALMMSKIGDPRARREAVMRAAKLTAEDGVRIGVVDSAHDGAEATVAAAAELGEALVARKWDGHVYAGNRRVVLREVLEAVGYDETVTKVADKAGSKL